The proteins below are encoded in one region of Candidatus Binatia bacterium:
- a CDS encoding RecQ family ATP-dependent DNA helicase has product MTDLQRQLKERFGFDDFRDGQEAAISRLLEGKSVLAIFPTGGGKSLCYQLPALMLDGLTVVISPLIALMKDQLDFLTAKGAPAARLDSTLTKEENRKLFDDLYAGSLKLLYISPERLGNERFLRAIGRQKISMLAIDEAHCISEWGHNFRPDYLKIAQLAKDLKVERTLALTATATPAVAKDVRAAFDIADDDEVHTGFYRPNLELSVIAVASRGRNEILLNRIRERSPGSTIVYVTLQRTAEKVAGFLSANGINAAAYHAGLKSENRAAIQDAFMSSPDAVIVATIAFGMGVDKSNIRYVYHYNLPKGLESYSQEIGRAGRDGEPSVCEMLASAEDVITLENFSYGDTPEPETVGEFTRHIFEAGETFDISEYELSNRFDVRPLVVKTLLTYLELEGCLASTGPFYSEYKFQPQRPSSEIFGRASGEKAEFLRSVFSHARKGSKWLTLDTTEVGQTIGQPRDRIVAALSYLEEKGDLILQVAGVRAGYRRLRIPQDMNAFVESLNARFEKRETNDIERIQRVLELAQHDGCITQHLLSYFGEEREKCGHCCRCQGVEPTELGDADRRTFSGQDEERVRGLISDRHESIRTPRQLTRFLCGITSPATIRAKLRQQTDLFGAYDSMPFKNTLEFVEGLAEN; this is encoded by the coding sequence ATGACCGACCTGCAGCGCCAACTCAAAGAACGATTCGGTTTCGACGACTTTCGCGACGGACAGGAGGCCGCGATTTCCCGTTTGCTCGAAGGCAAGTCGGTGTTGGCGATTTTTCCGACGGGCGGAGGCAAGAGTCTTTGCTACCAGTTGCCGGCGCTGATGCTCGACGGACTGACCGTGGTGATCTCGCCCCTGATTGCGCTGATGAAGGATCAGCTGGACTTTCTCACCGCCAAGGGCGCACCCGCCGCCCGGCTGGATTCGACCCTGACCAAAGAGGAAAATCGCAAGCTGTTTGACGACCTTTACGCGGGAAGCCTGAAGTTGCTCTACATCTCACCCGAGCGACTCGGCAATGAGCGCTTCCTACGGGCAATCGGACGCCAGAAGATCTCGATGCTCGCGATCGATGAGGCGCACTGCATCAGCGAATGGGGGCACAACTTTCGTCCGGACTACTTGAAGATCGCGCAGTTGGCGAAGGATCTGAAAGTGGAGCGGACGTTGGCGCTGACCGCGACCGCGACGCCCGCCGTAGCGAAGGATGTGCGCGCCGCGTTCGACATCGCCGACGACGACGAAGTGCACACCGGGTTTTACCGTCCGAATTTGGAGTTGAGCGTCATCGCCGTCGCCAGTCGCGGCCGAAATGAGATTTTGCTCAACCGGATTCGTGAACGTTCGCCCGGCTCCACGATTGTCTACGTGACGTTGCAACGCACGGCGGAGAAAGTGGCCGGTTTCTTGTCCGCCAACGGCATCAATGCCGCTGCTTATCACGCCGGCCTGAAGAGCGAGAATCGCGCCGCCATTCAGGACGCATTCATGAGCTCGCCCGATGCAGTGATCGTCGCCACGATCGCGTTCGGCATGGGAGTCGACAAGTCGAACATCCGTTACGTCTATCACTACAATTTGCCCAAGGGACTGGAGAGCTACTCGCAGGAGATTGGGCGCGCGGGTCGGGACGGCGAGCCTTCCGTCTGCGAGATGCTCGCTTCGGCGGAGGATGTCATCACGTTAGAGAATTTCAGCTATGGCGACACGCCGGAGCCGGAGACCGTCGGTGAGTTCACACGACACATTTTCGAAGCGGGCGAGACCTTCGACATTTCGGAATATGAACTGTCCAATCGTTTCGATGTGCGGCCGCTCGTGGTGAAAACGCTGCTGACCTATCTCGAGTTGGAGGGTTGTCTCGCGTCAACCGGCCCCTTCTACAGCGAATACAAGTTTCAGCCGCAGCGCCCGTCGTCCGAAATATTCGGGCGCGCCAGCGGGGAGAAGGCCGAATTTTTAAGAAGCGTGTTTAGCCACGCTCGCAAGGGATCCAAGTGGCTGACACTCGACACGACCGAGGTCGGTCAGACGATCGGCCAGCCCCGCGATCGCATCGTGGCCGCGCTGAGCTATCTCGAGGAAAAGGGCGATCTGATTCTGCAGGTCGCTGGGGTCCGCGCGGGCTATCGAAGGCTGCGCATTCCGCAGGACATGAACGCCTTCGTTGAGTCGCTCAATGCGCGCTTTGAGAAACGTGAGACCAACGACATCGAACGCATTCAACGGGTGTTGGAGTTGGCACAGCATGATGGCTGCATCACCCAACATCTGCTCAGCTATTTTGGCGAGGAGCGCGAGAAGTGCGGACATTGCTGCCGCTGCCAGGGCGTGGAGCCGACTGAGCTCGGAGACGCGGATCGACGAACTTTCTCCGGGCAAGACGAAGAGCGCGTCCGAGGCCTCATCTCCGACCGCCACGAATCGATCCGAACGCCCAGGCAACTCACTCGTTTCCTTTGCGGCATCACGAGCCCAGCAACGATCCGCGCCAAACTGCGCCAGCAGACGGATCTGTTTGGGGCCTACGACTCGATGCCGTTCAAGAATACGCTGGAGTTTGTGGAAGGCCTGGCTGAGAATTGA
- a CDS encoding endonuclease/exonuclease/phosphatase family protein — MAQPVVGETVELKVRAAAIPAHPKPRDNRVHLRFQGGTAANVTNVDTDSGWIELVGVTTRGTAGTGWVTPRYIKRAVLSVDHAPEPDAWCPPKGSPEAHPSGRLRIATWNLKALHAENGRSIFPDSPKRQTEDYDRIRCYVRMFDPDILAVQEVDRLEALERIVDTDVYNVHVSRRNSEVPGQQNTGFAYKKGLRATPKPDLTTLRTSRGLRYGTRLDVLHNGQTIKLLSIHLKSGCFSNPRSGSACAKLDSQVAKLEEWIDEAAAKESPFIVLGDFNRTLNEPGDRVWAELDDGVPKHADLTSATKDMPISCAKNRYTQFVDHLVFDRRSATWFDRTSFRQVTFRQADRGQWPKISDHCAVMAELWVTER, encoded by the coding sequence TTGGCTCAGCCAGTAGTCGGCGAGACTGTAGAGCTCAAAGTACGAGCTGCCGCGATCCCAGCACATCCTAAACCCCGAGATAACCGCGTTCACCTGCGCTTCCAAGGCGGCACGGCTGCAAACGTTACCAACGTTGACACGGACAGCGGCTGGATCGAACTCGTTGGCGTCACGACTCGCGGCACCGCGGGCACCGGATGGGTGACCCCGAGGTACATCAAGCGCGCAGTCCTCAGCGTCGATCACGCCCCAGAGCCAGATGCCTGGTGTCCGCCCAAGGGCAGCCCCGAGGCGCATCCAAGCGGTCGGCTCCGAATCGCGACATGGAACTTGAAGGCACTTCACGCGGAAAACGGCCGTTCCATCTTCCCCGATTCCCCGAAGCGCCAGACCGAAGACTACGATCGGATTCGCTGCTACGTGCGCATGTTCGACCCAGACATCCTTGCAGTCCAGGAGGTTGACCGACTCGAAGCGCTGGAGCGAATAGTCGATACGGACGTCTACAACGTTCACGTCTCCCGCCGGAATTCAGAGGTCCCTGGGCAACAGAACACCGGGTTCGCGTACAAGAAAGGTCTGCGCGCCACACCAAAGCCCGACCTGACCACCCTCAGAACCAGCCGGGGCCTGCGCTACGGAACTCGGCTCGACGTCCTGCATAACGGGCAGACCATCAAGCTCCTGAGCATCCACCTCAAGAGTGGCTGCTTCTCCAACCCCAGGAGCGGTAGCGCCTGCGCGAAGCTCGACTCACAGGTAGCGAAACTTGAGGAGTGGATTGACGAGGCAGCCGCGAAAGAGAGTCCCTTCATCGTCCTCGGCGACTTCAACCGTACTCTGAACGAGCCGGGCGACCGAGTTTGGGCAGAATTAGACGATGGGGTCCCCAAGCACGCGGATCTCACGAGCGCGACGAAGGACATGCCAATCTCCTGCGCCAAGAACCGCTACACCCAATTCGTCGATCATCTCGTTTTCGACCGACGTTCGGCAACATGGTTTGATCGCACCTCGTTCCGGCAGGTGACCTTCCGGCAGGCGGACCGGGGACAGTGGCCGAAGATCTCCGACCACTGCGCCGTAATGGCAGAGTTGTGGGTGACCGAACGGTAG
- a CDS encoding carbohydrate-binding protein yields the protein MTVDYVRVYEKKEIIPEPFTYVVLPDTQFMTMGHNQSQAEMFYRQTEWVVEKADELNIKFVSHLGDIVEFGGAREQWEVADQALSALDGKVPYGLTFGNHDADDQVWGRSDGLFNEYFPAWRYEGESWYGGGYPAGKNTNSYQLFRSGDAEYLVLHLQWDPPTDVRAWAGGILAAHPDRRAIVSTHEFPGNWVLWNEVLKHQANVFLIVSGHECARERLLTLENDFGGRVYSILTDYQCDNPAKAFLRYYEFCADGSVDAVTYSPWTDEYEIDDSSSFTFVPDHGTGIACENASQPWGGTAHPIPGRIEAEQYDEGCEGVAYHDLDGVNEGGAYRTDGVDLEPTNDGGVNLGWTRDGEWLNYNVEVAEEGRYDLRIRVASEGDGSVFRLDFDDAPLTGPIAVAPTGGWQIWTEGTVADLAMSAGTHVLTVHIEDGDFNLDWMEWTLASPAPTATPAPTASPGPTATPAPTATPLPTASPAPTGTPSPGPTPDPGSAEILYFQANRLHLIGQASTTTAGTLSRAPGTGGRFDRLPVGPTPLVYEITNLTVPYDPALQDTRLSLYLEGTSTAGVIAQARVRYDFEGDGTFDREETFTAGVAHATQGLHRYDSETFPLAASVGDYRDLDGGTVRLELWNPLVPVREGPDVRTGSAPAEHSPSHIVIPFAFPPTEIVAGETPRRRVDYPEGVLCPTDAPDPRCGPGFSDETALEEAALEQAITQGLAAFRFDGAHGSCAGCHVADAFDLAVIGYSDADIRRRALEHVSSEQAEQIVQLVHAQRQRHGLDRVLHPGHFRPLQPGFEPLPGDTVRERDFAFLQHLADEQNLILMNDVIDSREKALLAEQQLLALDVHSLRIGVRLDRWSEDSFHGPSHVGQAPYAEAQGQDGSVAEWLPNMATVPLANRAQEFYALFDAYAANPTDLAFWRFYDSIAEITESHEPLLNDDDSWAYEWMRTKYESIQVMGHMLRHQTLDFPDLAIDQPEPEGLDALAASILRNPLWRVGDMIRQRPLDCPTPELCTTFPPFVPNETDPAKLNVQSRVLQRAWFWAGWMVDRALLRSDESFATISGDYFYPLHHGFWNGHYAFITAKMSVEKANEASMSESWDNARAGHGKWASIRPFLVYKHSEFQRPLPGPTDPAYELNRRLMTNLARMWIYLVHADLERTGQAFDRAGTAKAVNFARLNWLDSVDPGGPREDIEARFTEIVDMLRTAEELRQPHHRFDLYEYLPVADVDVGPAP from the coding sequence ATGACCGTCGACTACGTGCGGGTCTACGAGAAGAAGGAGATCATCCCGGAGCCGTTCACCTACGTCGTCCTGCCCGACACGCAGTTCATGACGATGGGACACAACCAGAGTCAGGCCGAGATGTTCTACCGCCAGACCGAATGGGTGGTCGAGAAGGCCGACGAGCTGAACATCAAGTTCGTCTCCCACCTCGGAGACATCGTGGAATTCGGCGGCGCCCGGGAACAATGGGAGGTTGCCGATCAAGCCCTGTCCGCTCTGGACGGCAAGGTGCCCTACGGCCTCACCTTCGGAAACCACGACGCCGACGACCAGGTCTGGGGACGCAGCGACGGCCTCTTCAACGAGTATTTCCCGGCCTGGCGCTACGAAGGCGAGAGCTGGTACGGCGGCGGATACCCCGCGGGCAAGAACACGAACAGCTACCAGCTGTTCCGCTCGGGTGACGCCGAATACCTCGTTCTTCATCTCCAGTGGGATCCCCCCACCGACGTCCGTGCGTGGGCCGGCGGAATCCTCGCGGCACACCCGGACCGGAGGGCCATCGTCTCGACGCACGAGTTTCCGGGGAATTGGGTGCTGTGGAACGAGGTGCTCAAGCACCAAGCGAACGTCTTCCTCATCGTCTCGGGCCACGAGTGCGCTCGGGAACGTCTGCTCACGCTCGAAAACGATTTCGGCGGTCGGGTCTACTCGATTCTCACCGACTACCAGTGCGACAACCCGGCCAAGGCCTTCCTGCGCTACTACGAGTTCTGCGCCGACGGCTCGGTCGACGCGGTGACGTACTCTCCCTGGACGGACGAGTACGAGATCGACGACAGCTCGAGCTTCACCTTCGTGCCCGACCACGGCACGGGAATCGCGTGCGAGAACGCGAGCCAGCCGTGGGGCGGAACCGCCCACCCAATTCCAGGGCGGATCGAGGCGGAGCAGTACGACGAAGGCTGTGAGGGCGTGGCCTACCACGACCTCGACGGCGTGAACGAGGGCGGCGCCTATCGTACCGACGGCGTGGACCTCGAGCCCACGAACGATGGAGGGGTCAACCTCGGCTGGACCCGCGACGGCGAGTGGCTGAACTACAACGTCGAGGTGGCCGAGGAGGGACGCTACGACCTCCGAATCCGGGTCGCATCCGAGGGAGACGGCTCCGTATTCCGCCTGGACTTCGACGATGCGCCGCTCACCGGCCCCATCGCCGTCGCGCCCACCGGCGGCTGGCAGATCTGGACGGAAGGAACCGTGGCCGACCTCGCGATGAGCGCCGGCACCCATGTGCTCACGGTCCACATCGAGGACGGGGATTTCAATCTCGATTGGATGGAATGGACGCTCGCGAGCCCGGCACCCACCGCGACACCCGCGCCGACCGCCTCCCCCGGACCCACCGCAACTCCGGCGCCCACCGCGACTCCGTTGCCGACCGCGTCGCCGGCGCCGACCGGCACGCCGTCGCCCGGCCCCACCCCCGATCCAGGGTCCGCCGAGATCCTCTACTTCCAGGCGAACCGGCTGCATCTCATCGGCCAGGCGAGCACCACGACGGCAGGGACGCTCTCTCGAGCTCCCGGCACAGGAGGTCGCTTCGACCGGCTGCCGGTCGGACCGACCCCTCTGGTCTACGAGATCACGAACCTCACCGTGCCCTACGATCCGGCCCTACAAGACACCCGGCTCTCCCTGTACCTCGAGGGAACGAGCACCGCGGGCGTCATCGCGCAGGCGCGGGTGCGCTACGACTTCGAAGGCGACGGTACCTTCGACCGGGAGGAGACGTTCACCGCCGGCGTCGCCCATGCAACGCAAGGGCTTCATCGATACGACTCGGAGACGTTCCCCTTGGCGGCTTCGGTGGGAGACTACCGCGACCTCGACGGCGGCACCGTCCGGCTCGAGCTCTGGAATCCGCTCGTCCCGGTGCGTGAGGGGCCGGACGTTCGGACCGGCTCGGCACCGGCCGAGCACTCGCCGTCCCACATCGTGATCCCGTTCGCCTTCCCGCCGACCGAGATCGTCGCAGGAGAGACTCCCAGGCGACGGGTCGACTACCCCGAAGGCGTGTTGTGCCCCACCGACGCGCCAGACCCACGCTGCGGGCCCGGCTTCTCCGACGAAACGGCCCTGGAGGAAGCCGCCCTCGAGCAAGCGATCACGCAGGGCCTCGCGGCCTTCCGCTTCGACGGTGCCCACGGTTCGTGCGCCGGCTGTCACGTGGCCGACGCCTTCGACCTGGCCGTGATCGGCTACTCGGACGCCGACATCCGGAGGCGCGCTCTCGAGCACGTTTCCTCCGAGCAGGCCGAGCAGATCGTCCAGCTGGTGCACGCACAGCGACAACGGCACGGACTGGATCGGGTACTTCACCCCGGGCACTTCCGCCCCCTGCAGCCTGGCTTCGAACCGCTTCCCGGGGACACCGTTCGGGAGCGGGACTTCGCGTTCCTACAGCACCTCGCCGACGAGCAGAACCTGATCCTGATGAACGACGTCATCGACTCGCGCGAGAAGGCTCTTCTGGCCGAGCAACAGCTGCTGGCTCTCGACGTGCACAGCCTGCGCATCGGCGTCCGGCTGGACCGATGGTCGGAGGACTCCTTCCACGGACCGAGCCACGTGGGCCAGGCGCCGTACGCCGAAGCCCAGGGCCAGGACGGCAGCGTGGCGGAATGGCTGCCCAACATGGCAACGGTGCCGCTCGCGAACCGGGCGCAGGAGTTCTACGCCCTCTTCGACGCCTACGCGGCCAATCCGACCGACCTCGCCTTCTGGCGCTTCTACGACTCGATCGCCGAGATCACCGAGAGCCACGAGCCGCTGCTGAACGACGACGACTCCTGGGCGTACGAGTGGATGCGCACCAAGTACGAATCCATCCAGGTCATGGGGCACATGCTCCGACATCAGACGCTGGACTTTCCCGACCTAGCGATCGACCAGCCGGAACCGGAGGGGCTGGATGCACTGGCAGCCTCGATCCTGCGCAACCCGCTGTGGCGCGTCGGTGACATGATCCGGCAACGCCCGCTCGACTGTCCGACGCCGGAGCTGTGCACGACCTTCCCACCCTTCGTCCCCAACGAGACCGACCCCGCGAAGCTAAACGTGCAATCGCGAGTGCTGCAACGCGCCTGGTTCTGGGCGGGTTGGATGGTGGACCGGGCCCTTCTCCGTTCGGACGAGTCGTTCGCCACCATCTCGGGCGACTACTTCTATCCGCTGCACCACGGCTTCTGGAACGGGCACTACGCGTTCATCACGGCGAAGATGTCCGTTGAAAAGGCGAACGAAGCCAGCATGAGCGAGTCCTGGGACAATGCCCGGGCCGGACACGGGAAGTGGGCGAGCATCCGCCCCTTCCTCGTCTACAAACACAGCGAGTTCCAGCGTCCTCTACCCGGGCCGACGGATCCGGCCTACGAGCTGAACCGTCGCCTGATGACCAACCTCGCGCGCATGTGGATCTATCTCGTCCACGCGGATCTCGAGCGCACGGGGCAGGCCTTCGACCGGGCGGGCACCGCCAAAGCCGTGAATTTCGCGCGCCTCAACTGGCTGGACTCGGTCGATCCGGGCGGACCGCGCGAGGACATCGAGGCCCGGTTCACCGAGATCGTCGACATGCTTCGCACTGCCGAAGAGCTGCGCCAGCCGCACCACCGCTTCGACCTCTACGAATATCTCCCGGTGGCGGACGTCGACGTGGGCCCGGCACCCTGA
- a CDS encoding integrase core domain-containing protein produces MEPLRLPARSPNLNASAERFVLSIKSECLDKIVPLGERHLRHAIKEYAEHYHRERHHQGLDSSIITRQDPPAADVPIRHRERVGGILNHYYREAA; encoded by the coding sequence GTGGAGCCGCTGCGGTTGCCAGCGAGAAGCCCGAATCTGAATGCCTCCGCGGAGCGTTTCGTACTCTCGATCAAGTCGGAGTGTCTCGACAAGATCGTGCCGCTCGGAGAACGGCACCTGCGGCACGCGATCAAGGAGTACGCCGAGCACTATCACCGGGAGCGCCATCACCAGGGGCTCGACAGCTCCATCATCACGCGCCAAGACCCACCGGCGGCCGATGTACCGATCCGACATCGCGAGCGAGTCGGCGGAATCCTGAACCACTACTACCGCGAGGCTGCATGA
- a CDS encoding M12 family metallopeptidase — protein MNRHVPLLALALIAFLPLLAGAQAAPFISTDPTVVCTTLEVVDGVAFFEGDIEVGACEKEPGEQWEFHPAGGLGRALIGLEPFEDGDSDKAALKASLARRWADGVVPYEIDSSLSDANAPDVFEDIQEAIRHWADGAFIRLVPRDGESNFVKFTGSTGSCSSSIGRITGQQFIRLDTGGACGFGSTVHEIGHAVGAFHEQSRADRDTYVTINYGNIEAGKVHNFNQYNASDGLDVGDYDYGSIMHYSSGAFSSNGQSTIDPDPVQLAAYQAVYGNLNIGNRTGLSIIDRQAVEDAMNICYDGPANGGVPYWTTSSWSSCSATCGATGQTRVVSCRSNGICSDDSACAGLEKPAEWRSCYPGGAQNFEVDLGGWDPLVTGDEFDWTVGIRGTPSSSTGPPSDHTLGAGADGWYAFIEASGPRGAGDEAHFTSVPFVVPTFGEPALTFWFYAQGTGIVGGSLEVEIVTSPCGGTPLTTALWSSEGSSVAQWRSATISLDSYKGQEAQLRFVGTVGSTFRSDVAIDDIDLNISPCSLAPNSSCDATWGRGSLLVRENRAGRESLKAALLKGPALSQSDFGNPLEASGTAYTACLFDDGDSLAGEVRVGRAADQCGKRPCWKAAGKNGYVFKDTEFASDGIKIWKLKGGKAGKSIIQLRGANNSAKGYESLPTGMAAALEGSTSARIEVYGHDIPKCFAVMLDDVSKNSATLFKAQK, from the coding sequence ATGAACCGGCATGTCCCGCTACTTGCGCTTGCTTTGATTGCTTTTCTTCCACTCTTGGCCGGGGCGCAGGCCGCTCCCTTCATTTCTACCGATCCTACGGTCGTCTGCACGACGTTGGAGGTTGTGGATGGCGTTGCTTTCTTCGAGGGGGACATCGAAGTCGGCGCGTGTGAGAAGGAGCCCGGCGAACAATGGGAGTTCCATCCGGCCGGAGGCCTCGGGCGCGCCTTGATTGGCCTGGAACCCTTCGAAGATGGAGACAGCGACAAAGCCGCCCTGAAGGCCTCTCTCGCCCGTCGCTGGGCCGACGGTGTGGTGCCCTACGAAATCGACTCGTCACTCTCCGACGCCAACGCCCCGGATGTTTTTGAAGATATTCAAGAAGCGATTCGGCACTGGGCGGACGGAGCCTTCATAAGACTGGTTCCCCGTGACGGCGAGAGCAACTTCGTGAAGTTCACAGGCTCGACCGGCTCCTGCTCTTCTTCCATTGGTCGAATCACGGGCCAACAATTCATCCGGCTGGATACGGGCGGAGCGTGCGGGTTCGGCTCGACGGTTCACGAGATTGGGCACGCGGTGGGTGCGTTTCATGAACAGTCCCGCGCGGATCGCGATACCTACGTCACGATCAACTACGGCAACATTGAGGCCGGTAAGGTGCACAATTTCAACCAGTACAACGCTTCCGATGGCCTGGACGTTGGCGATTACGACTACGGGTCCATCATGCACTATTCGTCGGGGGCCTTCAGCAGTAATGGCCAGAGCACGATCGATCCAGACCCAGTGCAGCTGGCTGCCTACCAGGCTGTGTATGGCAACTTGAATATCGGAAATCGGACTGGCCTGAGCATCATCGACCGGCAGGCCGTCGAGGATGCCATGAACATCTGTTACGACGGCCCGGCCAACGGTGGCGTTCCCTACTGGACGACGTCTTCGTGGAGCTCTTGCTCGGCGACGTGCGGCGCCACCGGTCAAACCCGCGTGGTGTCCTGCCGGAGCAACGGCATCTGTTCGGACGATAGTGCGTGCGCCGGACTGGAGAAGCCAGCGGAGTGGCGCTCCTGCTACCCGGGGGGCGCGCAGAACTTCGAGGTCGATCTCGGGGGCTGGGATCCGCTCGTTACCGGTGATGAGTTCGACTGGACGGTCGGCATTCGCGGAACACCGAGCTCGAGTACGGGCCCGCCCAGCGACCATACTCTCGGAGCGGGAGCCGATGGGTGGTACGCCTTCATCGAGGCCAGCGGCCCCCGAGGCGCGGGTGATGAGGCGCACTTCACTTCGGTGCCCTTTGTGGTGCCGACCTTCGGCGAGCCGGCGCTGACGTTCTGGTTCTACGCGCAAGGCACGGGAATCGTAGGGGGCTCCCTCGAGGTCGAGATCGTCACTTCGCCATGCGGGGGAACGCCACTGACGACCGCGCTGTGGAGTTCGGAGGGATCCAGCGTCGCGCAATGGCGCTCCGCGACGATTTCTCTGGACAGCTACAAGGGCCAAGAAGCGCAATTGCGATTCGTGGGGACGGTGGGGAGCACGTTTCGCAGTGATGTCGCCATCGACGACATCGACTTGAACATCTCTCCCTGCAGTTTGGCTCCGAATTCAAGCTGTGACGCCACCTGGGGTCGAGGGTCTCTGCTGGTCCGGGAAAACCGCGCCGGGCGCGAATCGCTGAAGGCGGCTCTCCTCAAGGGGCCGGCCCTGAGCCAGTCGGATTTCGGCAACCCGCTCGAGGCATCTGGCACGGCGTATACCGCGTGTTTGTTCGACGACGGCGATTCGCTGGCTGGAGAAGTTCGCGTAGGCCGTGCCGCGGACCAGTGCGGCAAGCGTCCCTGCTGGAAGGCCGCCGGGAAGAACGGCTACGTATTCAAGGACACCGAGTTCGCTTCTGACGGCATCAAGATCTGGAAGCTCAAGGGCGGCAAGGCCGGCAAGTCGATCATCCAGCTGCGCGGCGCGAACAACAGTGCCAAGGGATACGAAAGTCTCCCCACGGGTATGGCCGCGGCGCTAGAGGGCTCGACCAGCGCCAGGATCGAGGTCTACGGCCACGACATACCAAAGTGCTTCGCGGTGATGCTGGACGATGTCAGCAAGAATAGCGCGACGCTGTTCAAGGCGCAGAAGTAG